One region of Gemmatimonadota bacterium genomic DNA includes:
- a CDS encoding aminopeptidase yields MVRLFGFLLILALGSEIGYLYQLLKGQVALLWRAESIEKVLEEGTLSPDQRAKLELVQAIRAFAQREIGLNTSKNYTTYVDIGRGPVSWNLVVCPKDRLEPLEWSYPVVGAVPYRGYFDRAKAEEARDRYVAEGYDTYLRPVSAYSTLGWFSDPVLSSMLRYAEGNLVDLIIHELTHATVWIEGDVTFNESLASFVGEAGALMWLQRKYGTDSEVVCRVLDERADGVVFLKFMRDIASRLDSLYQSDSPHKITLRQQIFDFARTEFRTLPLKTELYARFPSWELNNARMALYRVYRERTDVFARVYLACDNDLKATVEVLRRCASAENPGLWLEEWLRKTG; encoded by the coding sequence ATGGTTCGACTATTTGGGTTTCTGCTCATTCTCGCGCTCGGATCCGAGATCGGGTATCTCTATCAGTTGCTCAAAGGGCAGGTCGCGCTTCTGTGGCGAGCAGAATCCATTGAAAAAGTGCTGGAAGAGGGGACACTCTCGCCCGATCAGCGCGCAAAATTGGAACTCGTGCAGGCTATTCGCGCGTTTGCCCAACGCGAAATTGGTCTGAACACCTCGAAAAATTATACTACGTATGTCGATATCGGGCGCGGGCCAGTGTCGTGGAATCTCGTTGTTTGCCCCAAAGATCGCCTCGAACCGCTCGAGTGGTCTTACCCTGTTGTGGGCGCGGTTCCCTACCGGGGATATTTTGATCGCGCAAAAGCCGAGGAAGCGCGCGATAGATATGTGGCTGAGGGGTATGACACCTATTTGCGACCGGTGAGTGCGTATAGTACGCTGGGGTGGTTTTCAGATCCGGTATTGAGCTCTATGTTGCGCTATGCCGAAGGCAATCTGGTCGATCTCATCATTCACGAGTTGACGCATGCAACTGTGTGGATTGAAGGGGATGTTACCTTTAATGAGAGTCTGGCGAGTTTTGTCGGTGAAGCCGGGGCATTGATGTGGTTGCAGCGCAAATACGGTACGGATTCCGAAGTAGTGTGTCGGGTGCTTGACGAGCGTGCAGATGGTGTTGTTTTTCTCAAATTTATGCGCGATATTGCCTCCCGCCTCGATTCACTTTACCAGTCCGATTCTCCCCATAAAATAACGCTCCGCCAGCAGATTTTCGATTTCGCACGCACAGAGTTTCGCACTCTCCCTCTTAAGACTGAGCTATATGCCCGATTTCCTTCGTGGGAACTCAACAATGCGCGGATGGCTCTTTACCGGGTTTACCGGGAGCGCACAGATGTATTTGCGCGCGTATATCTGGCGTGTGATAATGATTTGAAAGCTACGGTCGAGGTTTTGCGGAGGTGTGCGAGTGCAGAAAATCCGGGATTGTGGCTGGAGGAATGGTTGCGTAAAACAGGATAA
- a CDS encoding Gfo/Idh/MocA family oxidoreductase, with translation MTYRVGIIGCGSIARSHADGYLRVANAEMVAVADPHPVAREQFCEEFGIPNAYASLEEMVAKEGLDIVSVCTWHLLHPDCTIGAANGGVPGVICEKPMAIGLGEADRMLDACEKNGTRLVVSHQRRFTPGWEKARALMREKVIGDAIMVHGQVAQGLINWATHTIDGIRFVLDDPEGEWVMGAVERQTDRFERDTPIEDACMGLVAFANGAQALIQADLNRPGEQAGHFQIRGSEGLMEVTENSVRVFSATTDGWEDVEIAADEGARAIGGETNAASVRELIAWLEGGEEHRASGHKARATVEIMMALFESARQHRVVHLPLEEMDYPLQLMIEEGKLPVAVPGRYDIRAFLNPEGMDEAAYRRLRAEGVSHSAAMRQLADENE, from the coding sequence ATGACTTACAGAGTCGGTATTATTGGATGCGGTTCAATTGCGCGCAGTCACGCCGATGGGTATTTGCGCGTTGCCAATGCAGAGATGGTGGCGGTTGCCGATCCCCATCCGGTTGCACGAGAGCAATTTTGCGAGGAGTTTGGCATTCCCAATGCCTATGCTTCGTTGGAGGAGATGGTAGCTAAAGAAGGACTCGATATCGTCAGCGTTTGCACATGGCATCTTCTCCATCCAGATTGTACGATTGGTGCGGCGAATGGCGGTGTGCCAGGTGTTATTTGCGAAAAGCCTATGGCGATTGGTCTTGGCGAGGCAGATCGCATGCTGGATGCGTGTGAAAAAAATGGGACAAGGCTGGTGGTCAGTCATCAGCGGCGTTTTACGCCCGGTTGGGAAAAGGCGCGGGCGTTGATGCGCGAGAAGGTCATTGGCGATGCTATAATGGTGCATGGACAGGTCGCGCAGGGGTTGATTAACTGGGCGACGCATACTATCGACGGCATTCGGTTTGTATTGGACGATCCAGAGGGCGAATGGGTGATGGGTGCTGTCGAGCGGCAGACCGATCGCTTTGAGCGCGATACGCCGATTGAAGATGCGTGTATGGGGCTGGTCGCGTTTGCCAATGGCGCTCAGGCTTTGATCCAGGCAGATTTGAACCGCCCGGGTGAACAGGCAGGGCATTTTCAGATTCGTGGCTCAGAGGGATTGATGGAGGTGACCGAGAACTCGGTTCGCGTATTCAGTGCAACGACCGATGGGTGGGAAGATGTGGAAATTGCGGCTGATGAGGGGGCTCGCGCAATTGGTGGCGAGACCAACGCCGCTTCTGTGCGCGAGTTGATCGCCTGGTTAGAAGGGGGTGAGGAGCACCGCGCTTCGGGACACAAGGCGCGTGCAACTGTCGAGATTATGATGGCGCTTTTTGAATCGGCGCGGCAACATCGGGTTGTGCATCTGCCGCTCGAGGAAATGGATTATCCGCTGCAATTGATGATCGAAGAGGGCAAGTTGCCCGTTGCAGTGCCCGGACGATACGATATTCGCGCATTTCTCAATCCCGAGGGTATGGATGAAGCGGCTTACAGGCGACTGCGGGCTGAAGGTGTGAGCCATTCTGCTGCGATGCGGCAGCTTGCAGACGAAAATGAGTGA
- a CDS encoding SIS domain-containing protein, which produces MEAFVENYIAQNLTLLKSLDAGAIARIIAEFGKARDARKRIYAIGNGGSASTASHFVNDMGKGASIGRETRFKTIPLTDNVEWMTALSNDLCYEDVYVEQLKNFAESGDVLLAISGSGNSENVLRAVRYANEVGCVTIGFTGFEGGKLRELVQHCVVIPSDHMGRIEDMHLILQHMICYYFMEQ; this is translated from the coding sequence ATGGAGGCTTTTGTCGAGAATTATATCGCGCAAAATTTGACCTTGCTCAAGTCGCTGGATGCTGGGGCGATAGCCCGTATTATTGCCGAGTTTGGCAAGGCGAGAGATGCGCGCAAGAGAATTTACGCCATCGGGAATGGAGGCAGTGCGAGTACGGCGTCGCATTTTGTGAACGATATGGGCAAGGGCGCTTCAATTGGGCGCGAAACGCGCTTTAAGACGATTCCGCTGACGGATAATGTCGAATGGATGACGGCGCTGAGCAATGATTTGTGTTACGAAGATGTGTATGTCGAGCAATTGAAAAATTTTGCAGAATCCGGCGATGTTTTGCTGGCGATAAGCGGCAGTGGAAATTCCGAAAATGTGTTGCGGGCGGTGCGATATGCCAACGAGGTTGGCTGTGTCACCATTGGGTTTACGGGATTTGAGGGTGGAAAGCTGAGAGAACTCGTTCAACATTGCGTGGTGATCCCCTCTGACCACATGGGGCGTATCGAAGATATGCATCTTATTTTGCAACACATGATCTGTTATTATTTCATGGAACAGTGA
- a CDS encoding SAM-dependent methyltransferase encodes MAMDANRKFLPFLIILFVGSGCAALIYEIVWFQMLQLIIGSSAISLGILLGTFMGGMCAGSVMLSRIISTRYHPLKVYALLELGIGVIGLILLFVLPLIGTIYIGVATYGFWGHFLRGIVCAICLFFPTVLMGATLPAIARWTESTPRGVSWLGFFYGGNIAGAVCGCLFAGFYLLRLYDVVTATYVAVALNLAVALAGYGLAKWAEYDASRGKTTTRSLWMIDAWRVYVAIAISGACALGAQVIWTRLLSLMMGATVYAFSIILGVFLIGLGVGSSVGAYFARTKVNSKIALGWCQLLLVGAIAWAAYALSQLLPYWTSGGTYAVQFQLDLLRCFVAIFPATMLWGMSFPLALAAARLQGRDPGALAGSVYAANTAGAIVGALGFSVVLIALLGTQIAQQVLLILSAFGAVLMFGRSLWQVRDGDRRVRSDRWVGVVVGVSLLVWSMPGPPPSLIAYGRSILDWGEDATYIYVGEGMNASVAVSELDNGVRNFHVSGKIVASSEPQDMRLQRLLGHLSALMHREPRSVLVVGCGAGVTAGTYVLYPSVERIVICEIEPLIPPAADVYFGPENYDVLKDPRVEIIIDDARHYLLATDEKFDIITSDPIHPWVKGAGALYSKEYFELCKERLNPGGVITQWVPLYESRLDAVKSEIATFFEVFPHGTIWGNQDDGEGYDVVLLGQEGPLSVDVDALQERLDREDYTEVWHSLDEVSLGSAVALLSTYAGRARDLGEWLTDAQINLDRNMRLQYLAGLGLNTYEADAIYTALLEHARYPDNFFIATEAMETALKAQLDRLHEGR; translated from the coding sequence ATGGCTATGGACGCAAATCGAAAGTTTTTGCCTTTTCTAATTATCCTCTTTGTGGGAAGTGGATGCGCCGCGCTCATTTATGAAATTGTCTGGTTTCAGATGTTGCAACTGATTATCGGGTCTTCGGCAATTTCTCTCGGCATATTGCTGGGTACGTTTATGGGCGGGATGTGCGCTGGTAGTGTGATGCTTTCGCGCATTATTTCAACGCGCTACCATCCGTTAAAGGTCTATGCACTTTTGGAATTGGGTATTGGTGTCATAGGCCTGATTTTGCTTTTCGTTCTGCCCTTGATTGGCACGATTTATATCGGTGTGGCAACCTATGGATTTTGGGGACATTTCCTGCGGGGGATTGTCTGTGCGATCTGTCTTTTTTTTCCCACAGTGTTGATGGGTGCGACCCTGCCTGCGATAGCGCGGTGGACAGAGTCAACGCCTCGCGGTGTTTCGTGGCTTGGTTTTTTTTACGGGGGAAATATTGCCGGTGCTGTTTGCGGGTGTTTGTTCGCGGGTTTTTATCTGCTGCGCCTGTACGATGTGGTTACGGCGACTTATGTGGCGGTCGCGCTTAATTTAGCTGTGGCACTTGCCGGGTATGGGTTGGCAAAATGGGCTGAATACGATGCGTCAAGGGGAAAGACGACCACGCGCAGTTTGTGGATGATAGACGCCTGGCGAGTTTATGTGGCTATTGCAATTTCCGGCGCGTGCGCGCTGGGTGCTCAGGTAATTTGGACGCGGTTGCTGTCGCTGATGATGGGGGCGACTGTTTACGCTTTTTCGATTATCCTGGGGGTTTTTCTAATCGGGTTGGGTGTGGGGAGTAGTGTAGGGGCGTATTTTGCACGCACAAAAGTAAATTCCAAAATCGCACTTGGGTGGTGCCAGCTTCTTCTTGTTGGCGCAATTGCCTGGGCGGCTTATGCGCTTTCTCAGTTGCTTCCCTATTGGACATCGGGGGGGACTTATGCAGTGCAATTTCAATTGGATTTGCTGCGTTGTTTTGTGGCTATTTTCCCCGCGACTATGCTGTGGGGCATGAGTTTTCCACTGGCGCTTGCTGCGGCGCGTTTACAGGGGCGCGATCCCGGCGCGCTGGCCGGCAGTGTGTATGCGGCCAATACGGCAGGTGCAATTGTGGGGGCACTCGGTTTTAGTGTGGTTTTGATCGCGCTTTTGGGGACGCAGATAGCGCAACAGGTGTTACTCATCCTTTCTGCATTTGGGGCCGTTTTGATGTTTGGGCGCAGTTTGTGGCAGGTGAGAGATGGGGATAGAAGGGTCAGGTCAGATCGGTGGGTTGGCGTTGTGGTGGGGGTTTCTTTGCTGGTGTGGAGTATGCCGGGACCGCCGCCATCGCTGATTGCTTACGGGCGTTCGATTCTCGATTGGGGAGAGGACGCGACATATATTTACGTGGGTGAAGGGATGAATGCATCGGTTGCAGTGTCTGAGTTGGACAATGGTGTGCGGAATTTTCACGTTAGTGGAAAAATTGTGGCTTCCAGCGAGCCACAGGATATGCGTTTGCAGCGCCTGTTGGGGCATCTTTCTGCATTGATGCACAGGGAACCGCGTTCTGTGCTCGTGGTTGGGTGTGGTGCGGGGGTGACGGCGGGAACTTATGTTTTATATCCGAGTGTTGAACGCATTGTGATCTGCGAGATCGAGCCGTTGATTCCGCCAGCAGCCGATGTGTATTTTGGCCCAGAGAACTACGATGTGTTAAAAGATCCCCGGGTGGAGATCATTATTGACGATGCGCGACATTATCTTCTGGCAACAGATGAGAAATTCGATATTATTACGTCAGACCCGATTCACCCCTGGGTTAAGGGTGCTGGCGCGCTGTATTCGAAAGAGTATTTTGAATTGTGCAAAGAGCGTTTGAATCCCGGAGGTGTGATTACGCAATGGGTTCCACTTTACGAGTCGCGGTTAGATGCGGTGAAGAGCGAGATAGCGACTTTTTTTGAGGTGTTTCCGCACGGGACAATTTGGGGCAATCAAGATGATGGCGAAGGGTATGATGTTGTGCTGTTGGGACAAGAGGGACCTCTATCCGTCGATGTCGATGCTTTGCAGGAGCGTTTGGATCGCGAGGATTACACGGAGGTGTGGCACTCGCTTGATGAGGTGTCTCTGGGATCGGCTGTCGCGTTGCTTTCGACGTATGCCGGGCGCGCACGCGATCTCGGCGAATGGCTCACAGATGCGCAGATCAATCTGGATCGCAATATGCGGCTCCAGTATTTGGCGGGATTGGGTTTGAATACCTATGAGGCAGATGCGATTTATACAGCTCTCTTAGAGCATGCGCGTTATCCCGATAATTTTTTTATTGCGACCGAAGCGATGGAAACCGCATTGAAGGCGCAACTTGACCGGCTGCACGAGGGGCGATGA
- a CDS encoding sugar phosphate isomerase/epimerase — protein sequence MFKSLNAGAIGVRGSVDELIGYAKRAGFQGVDPSIQEITSLINTHGAEHVKGLFADAGLRIGAWGLSVNWRGDEAEFKAGLSKLAEFAAAGAAVGATRVAQWVPSASEDRKFGDNFRWHIDRFKPIAEILGEHGCSLGLEFIGPRTLRTDKSYGFIHSMDGMLALGHAIGTGNVGLLLDCWHWYTGLGTISDLMALTADDVVHVHVNDAPDGVDVSEQIDNKRALPGETGVIDLVGFLSALQKIGYDGPVSSEPFSQSVREMAAQDAVQTTHDALDKSWQAALSP from the coding sequence ATGTTTAAAAGTCTCAATGCGGGTGCGATTGGCGTAAGGGGAAGCGTTGATGAGCTAATCGGCTATGCCAAACGCGCTGGATTTCAGGGGGTTGATCCCAGTATTCAGGAGATTACTTCTCTGATCAATACACATGGTGCAGAACATGTGAAAGGGCTGTTTGCCGATGCCGGTTTGAGAATAGGCGCGTGGGGTTTGTCTGTGAATTGGCGAGGCGATGAAGCCGAGTTCAAGGCTGGTTTATCAAAGCTGGCAGAGTTTGCCGCTGCCGGTGCTGCGGTAGGAGCTACGCGGGTTGCTCAGTGGGTGCCATCTGCTTCTGAAGATCGCAAATTTGGCGACAATTTCAGGTGGCATATTGATCGCTTTAAGCCGATTGCCGAAATTTTGGGCGAACATGGATGCAGCTTGGGGCTGGAATTCATTGGGCCGCGCACTCTGCGGACGGATAAATCTTACGGATTTATTCACTCGATGGATGGCATGCTCGCGCTTGGTCATGCGATTGGCACCGGCAATGTGGGGTTGCTTCTCGATTGCTGGCACTGGTACACGGGTTTGGGTACTATATCAGACCTGATGGCTTTGACTGCTGACGATGTGGTGCATGTTCACGTCAATGACGCGCCCGATGGTGTTGATGTGAGTGAGCAGATTGACAACAAACGCGCATTACCGGGTGAGACGGGCGTGATCGATCTGGTTGGTTTTTTGAGCGCGCTACAAAAAATTGGCTATGACGGCCCGGTGTCGTCCGAGCCTTTTAGCCAGTCGGTGCGGGAAATGGCGGCGCAAGATGCCGTGCAAACAACACACGACGCGCTGGATAAGAGTTGGCAAGCCGCACTGTCACCGTGA
- a CDS encoding mandelate racemase/muconate lactonizing enzyme family protein, producing the protein MKITGIELDAVQVNHRGDWVFVHVLTDEGIRGIGEMRSGSNYAAQLSALRDLGETAKGCDPRRIEAFVSRYTSTERTKVELFALSAFEQALWDILGKSLNVPVHALLGGACRDEIRLYANINRATTDRSPEGFAKNAAAAVAEGFDAVKLDPFDGVRGADNARDAARGIACMQAVREAIGTEVDLLVDCHSKFTVRGAIEVAEELRDVNLFWFEQPTPEASLDNCLAVKERCGLTIAGGEQRGLRRDWVEVVENLSMHIPMPDVTVVGGIGELKKIGDMLHAWGLPTAPHGPFGPVVIAAGVHAMASLPGFLILEYGWGEIPWRKDLTIPGEEILNGRIRINDRPGLGVELNSEMVEKHRVQV; encoded by the coding sequence ATGAAAATTACAGGTATTGAACTCGACGCCGTGCAGGTCAATCACCGAGGGGATTGGGTGTTTGTACATGTGCTTACAGATGAGGGCATCCGGGGAATAGGGGAGATGCGATCGGGAAGCAATTATGCGGCGCAACTATCGGCTTTGCGCGATCTGGGTGAAACGGCCAAAGGATGCGATCCGAGAAGGATTGAAGCTTTTGTTTCGCGCTATACAAGCACAGAGCGCACAAAGGTAGAATTGTTCGCCTTGAGTGCTTTTGAACAGGCATTGTGGGATATTTTGGGCAAATCGCTCAATGTGCCCGTTCACGCGCTTTTGGGGGGGGCGTGTCGAGACGAGATCCGGCTGTATGCCAATATCAATCGGGCGACGACAGATCGGTCTCCCGAGGGATTTGCTAAAAATGCAGCTGCTGCAGTGGCGGAGGGATTTGATGCGGTCAAGCTGGACCCTTTTGACGGGGTGCGCGGTGCCGACAATGCCAGAGACGCTGCAAGGGGTATTGCGTGTATGCAAGCAGTTCGTGAAGCTATCGGGACAGAGGTCGATTTGCTCGTGGATTGTCACAGTAAGTTCACGGTTCGCGGCGCGATTGAGGTCGCGGAGGAATTGCGCGATGTCAATCTATTCTGGTTTGAGCAACCCACACCCGAAGCGAGTCTCGATAATTGTCTCGCTGTTAAAGAAAGGTGTGGATTGACCATTGCGGGAGGCGAGCAGCGGGGTTTGCGACGGGATTGGGTTGAGGTGGTGGAGAATCTCAGCATGCATATTCCCATGCCCGATGTGACGGTTGTAGGCGGTATCGGCGAGTTAAAAAAAATAGGGGATATGCTCCACGCCTGGGGGCTGCCCACCGCGCCACATGGTCCCTTTGGTCCTGTGGTGATCGCGGCTGGCGTGCATGCGATGGCTTCTTTACCCGGATTTCTCATTCTGGAATACGGATGGGGAGAGATTCCCTGGCGAAAAGATCTGACCATTCCAGGCGAGGAGATTTTGAATGGACGCATTCGCATCAATGATCGCCCGGGCCTCGGCGTTGAATTAAATTCCGAGATGGTTGAAAAGCACAGAGTTCAGGTGTGA